The following are encoded together in the Pan troglodytes isolate AG18354 chromosome 6, NHGRI_mPanTro3-v2.0_pri, whole genome shotgun sequence genome:
- the LEP gene encoding leptin isoform X1: MHWGTLCGFLWLWPYLFYVQAVPIQKVQDDTKTLIKTIVTRINDISHTQSVSSKQKVTGLDFIPGLHPILTLSKMDQTLAVYQQILTSMPSRNMIQISNDLENLRDLLHVLAFSKSCHLPWASGLETLDSLGGVLEASGYSTEVVALSRLQGSLQDMLWQLDLSPGC, translated from the exons ATGCATTGGGGAACCCTGTGCGGATTCTTGTGGCTTTGGCCCTATCTTTTCTATGTCCAAGCTGTGCCCATCCAAAAAGTCCAAGATGACACCAAAACCCTCATCAAGACAATTGTCACCAGGATCAATGACATTTCACACACG CAGTCAGTCTCCTCCAAACAGAAGGTCACCGGTTTGGACTTCATTCCTGGGCTCCACCCTATCCTGACCTTATCCAAGATGGACCAGACACTGGCAGTCTACCAACAGATCCTCACCAGTATGCCTTCCAGAAACATGATCCAAATATCCAACGACCTGGAGAACCTCCGGGACCTTCTTCACGTGCTGGCCTTCTCTAAGAGCTGCCACTTGCCCTGGGCCAGTGGCCTGGAGACCTTGGACAGCCTGGGGGGTGTCCTGGAAGCTTCAGGCTACTCCACAGAGGTGGTGGCCCTGAGCAGGCTGCAGGGGTCTCTGCAGGACATGCTGTGGCAGCTGGACCTCAGCCCTGGGTGCTGA